One Triticum dicoccoides isolate Atlit2015 ecotype Zavitan chromosome 5B, WEW_v2.0, whole genome shotgun sequence genomic window carries:
- the LOC119308527 gene encoding protein trichome birefringence-like 28, with product MPPASNSPSTAPPPPSTPAATKPRPRHPLGLDSLASTSRPLFAAARRSPVATLACAITLLALIMYGEDARTIAELSIDDYLYPDADIYNVSGLPPIKLPPPTCDLAHGRWVFDNESLPLYREKECNFLTKQLTCLANGRNDDLWQYWQWQPNNCSLPTFDARRFMERMRGKRLMFVGDSLNRNQFYSLVCMVQSILSKGRKKVVKRGSNTIFHAKEYRATLEFYWAPFLVESNSDDPNIHSIEHRIIRPERIEGHAQYWRGVDYLIFDTYIWWMNTADIKVRRPDSRSWSEHDEVPRIEAYGRVLKTWSDWLNENIDPARTSVFFMTISPIHISPDKWGNPHGIKCAKETLPVLNYTEPLDLNHDMRLYDMVASTARSMKKVPVTLIDITRMSDYRKDAHTSVYSVRRGYLLTPKQKNDPEKFADCIHWCLPGVPDVWNTVLYTRIFSKSPPSSPPALALPPPQ from the exons ATGCCGCCCGCATCCAACTCGCCCtccaccgccccgccgcctccctccaccCCGGCGGCCACCAAGCCGCGCCCGCGCCACCCCCTGGGGCTGGACTCCCTCGCCTCCACCAGCCGGCCCCTCTTCGCCGCGGCCCGCCGGTCCCCGGTCGCCACGCTCGCCTGCGCCATCACCCTCCTCGCGCTCATCATGTACGGCGAGGACGCGCGCACCATCGCGGAGCTCTCCATCGACGACTACCTCTACCCGGACGCCGACATCTACAACGTCTCCGGCCTTCCCCCCATCAAGCTGCCCCCGCCCACCTGCGACCTCGCCCACGGCCGCTGGGTCTTCGACAACGAATCCCTCCCCCTCTACCGGGAGAAAGAGTGCAACTTCCTCACCAAGCAGCTCACCTGCCTCGCCAACGGCCGCAACGACGATTTATGGCAGTACTGGCAATGGCAGCCCAACAACTGCTCCCTCCCCAC GTTCGACGCCAGGAGGTTCATGGAGAGGATGAGGGGGAAGCGGCTCATGTTCGTGGGGGACTCGCTCAACAGGAACCAGTTTTACTCGCTGGTGTGCATGGTGCAGTCCATCTTGAGCAAGGGGAGGAAGAAGGTGGTCAAACGGGGATCAAACAccatcttccacgccaaggagtacCGCGCCACGCTCGAGTTCTACTGGGCGCCATTCCTTGTCGAGTCCAACTCTGACGACCCAAATATCCACAGCATCGAGCACCGGATCATACGGCCCGAGAGGATCGAGGGACACGCCCAGTATTGGAGGGGTGTGGACTACCTCATCTTCGACACCTACATCTGGTGGATGAACACCGCCGACATCAAAGTTCG GAGGCCAGATTCAAGGTCTTGGTCCGAGCACGACGAGGTGCCGAGGATCGAGGCATATGGCCGGGTGCTCAAAACGTGGTCGGACTGGCTGAATGAGAATATCGATCCGGCGCGGACATCCGTCTTCTTCATGACAATTTCTCCTATTCACATCAG CCCAGATAAATGGGGAAACCCCCACGGGATCAAATGCGCGAAGGAGACGCTCCCGGTGCTCAACTACACGGAGCCCCTGGACCTCAACCACGACATGCGCTTGTACGACATGGTGGCGAGCACGGCCAGGTCCATGAAGAAAGTGCCGGTCACGCTCATCGACATCACCAGGATGTCGGACTACCGGAAGGACGCCCACACGTCCGTCTACTCCGTCCGGCGGGGCTACCTGCTGACCCCGAAGCAGAAGAACGACCCTGAGAAGTTTGCCGACTGCATCCACTGGTGCCTTCCCGGCGTGCCCGACGTCTGGAACACCGTGCTCTACACGAGGATCTTCTCGAAATCGCCCCCTTCTTCGCCGCCGGCTCTCGCCCTCCCGCCTCCCCAGTGA
- the LOC119308528 gene encoding DEAD-box ATP-dependent RNA helicase 35A-like, whose product MAAAAAAAANCDDEDNYEEYIPVAKRRAMEADRFRHQRLPKPAPAVPSLPPPPPPPTNNSAPAAKPSFLVTSTLHKRTAAEITPTERLIQEEQKIAEEASYRTTLKPVGEIAKDITYTEPLRTGWKPPLRLRRMPCRKADELRRKWHILVEGEEVPPPARDFCDLRFPEPISRMLQEKGIVQPTPIQVQGLPVALSGRDMIGIAFTGSGKTLVFVLPLIMVALQEEMLMPIVPGEGPFGMIICPSRELAKQTYDVIDMFLAPLKQAGFPEVRPLLCIGGVDMRTQLDVVKKGVHIVVATPGRLKDLLAKKKMNLDNCRYVTLDEADRLVDLGFEDDIREVLNHFKVKDNFKAPRQTLLFSATMPKKIQNFAMSALVKPVVVNVGRAGAANLDVIQEVEYVKEDARIIYLLECLQKTPPPALIFCENKADVDYIHEYLLLKGVEAVAIHGGKDQEERQSAIEFFKNGKKDVLVATDVASKGLDFPDIQHVINYDMPAEIENYVHRIGRTGRCGKTGIATTFINKNQTETTLLDLKHLLKEAKQRIPPVLAELVDPLEDAKAIAKASGVKGCASCGGLGHRIADCPKLEHQRSAAMAGSRRDYYGGGGYRGEI is encoded by the exons AtggctgccgctgccgccgccgccgccaactgcgatGACGAGGACAACTACGAGGAGTACATCCCCGTCGCCAAGCGCAGGGCCATGGAGGCTGATCGCTTCCGCCACCAGCGCCTTCCCAAGCCCGCC CCCGCCGTCCCCTCCCTCCCCCCGCCTCCGCCCCCACCGACCAACAACTCTGCCCCCGCCGCCAAGCCCAGCTTCCTCGTCACGTCCACACTGCACAAACGCACCGCCGCGGAGATCACCCCCACCGAGCGGTTGATACAGGAGGAGCAGAAGATTGCCGAGGAAGCCTCCTACCGCACGACCCTCAAGCCCGTGGGTGAGATCGCCAAGGACATCACCTACACCGAGCCGCTCCGCACCGGCTGGAAGCCGCCGCTGCGGCTCCGCCGCATGCCGTGCCGCAAGGCCGACGAGCTCCGCCGCAAGTGGCACATCCTCGTCGAGGGCGAGGAGGTCCCGCCGCCCGCCCGCGACTTCTGCGACCTCCGGTTCCCCGAGCCCATCTCCCGCATGCTCCAGGAGAAGGGTATCGTGCAGCCCACGCCCATCCAGGTGCAGGGGCTCCCCGTCGCGCTCTCCGGGCGCGACATGATCGGCATCGCCTTTACCGGCTCCGGGAAGACGCTGGTGTTCGTGCTGCCACTCATCATGGTGGCGCTGCAGGAGGAGATGCTGATGCCGATTGTACCTGGGGAGGGGCCCTTCGGGATGATCATCTGCCCATCACGGGAGCTGGCCAAGCAGACGTATGATGTTATCGATATGTTCCTCGCTCCCCTCAAGCAGGCTGGGTTCCCAGAAGTACGACCCTTGCTCTGCATTGGGGGTGTAGACATGAGGACGCAGCTCGACGTGGTGAAGAAGGGTGTGCATATTGTGGTCGCCACGCCTGGACGGCTCAAGGATCTTCTCGCCAAAAAGAAGATGAACCTTGACAATTGCAG GTATGTAACATTAGATGAAGCTGACAGGCTTGTTGATCTTGGGTTTGAGGATGACATTCGGGAGGTTCTTAACCATTTCAAGGTAAAAGATAATTTCAAGGCACCAAGGCAAACCCTTCTTTTTTCTGCCACTATGCCGAAGAAGATTCAGAACTTCGCAATGAGCGCCCTCGTGAAGCCAGTTGTTGTCAATGTTGGAAGAGCTGGAGCAGCAAATCTTGATGTCATTCAAGAAGTTGAGTATGTCAAGGAAGATGCCAGAATTATATACCTCCTTGAGTGCCTTCAAAAGACTCCACCTCCAGCTCTTATATTTTGTGAAAACAAAGCTGATGTTGACTACATCCATGAGTATCTTCTTCTAAAGGGTGTTGAAGCAGTTGCAATCCATGGAGGAAAAGATCAGGAGGAAAGACAGAGTGCGATTGAGTTCTTCAAGAATGGAAAGAAGGATGTTTTGGTAGCTACTGATGTTGCCTCAAAGGGTCTTGATTTCCCTGATATCCAGCATGTCATTAACTATGATATGCCTGCCGAGATAGAGAACTACGTCCACAGGATTGGTCGAACTGGCCGATGTGGGAAAACTGGAATAGCAACTACATTCATCAACAAGAACCAGACAGAGACTACGCTTCTTGACCTGAAGCATCTGCTCAAGGAAGCGAAGCAAAGAATACCCCCAGTGCTCGCTGAGCTCGTTGACCCACTGGAGGATGCTAAGGCTATCGCAAAGGCGAGTGGTGTAAAGGGATGTGCGTCATGTGGTGGCCTTGGGCACCGTATTGCTGACTGTCCTAAGCTGGAGCACCAGAGGTCCGCGGCCATGGCTGGTTCCAGAAGAGATTACTACGGTGGTGGAGGTTACCGAGGAGAAATATGA